One window of Mangrovibacterium diazotrophicum genomic DNA carries:
- a CDS encoding SusC/RagA family TonB-linked outer membrane protein, with amino-acid sequence MKRTLLRSRHYGLKRSLKLMMVVLGLCAMTTAQASSPANKTDLVGEQQNQGKVVSGTVTDSNGEPLIGVAVAVEGTSKGLITDFDGNFKLEVPDENSVLVFSFVGFETQKVTVGQLTEIDVVLKDNIQQVDEVVVTALGIKREAKALGYAMTELKGDDININAINPVDALQGKAAGVDVSQSDGGMFGSTRILIRGASSLNSSSNNQPIFVVDGVILENSTADAGDADWSSTSGDYGNELKNLNPDDFASVSVLKGAPATALYGSRGLNGAVIITTKSGKAQKGLGISVSQTFGVDYVYKQPDLQNVYGDGAISGYVDYGETDDSGSYYAWGNQSQFYLNSNDEKKFNQWGTGFGPKFDGSSILGYDNKMTTYNAVKNNYRDMYDLGFNTNTNVAIQGGNDKTTFYSSVSYKHAKGTLGKNEFNRLSFLTKASHKLADNVLLEASVNFAESTPKNPQPNIGEYFISGTFEREYDPSYYKNKYKGTHGGLANSSVGDEYASYPGISLYWALNENSSIQTETSFRPDLTLTIDLNDWLKWKSEANYNYYYTNREVKNPNSGISRTYELGAGQYSMTQTTKKQTNANTALMFNKDVNADLNVSGFVRGEYYDNTQTYMYTSTSGGLVVPDQYFIANSVDNADYDSYVTGKKRMLSVAGQASAAYKNRLFLDVTGRNDWSSAMVYSDATGTYSYFYPSVSLSGIVSDMVDLPDWVSFGKVRLSWAQVGNDTRAYLINSAYSLNSTYKDGDYISSEELSSTMYETNLQPEKKTSWELGLDWRFLQSRVGIDATYYKENTRNQIMSISVPSVSGVSSQLVNAGNMQNSGIEIALHTTPINNGDWNWDVDFTYTRNQNKIISLHENVADYILLDGYTNYGNYRIGSVAKVGGAYGTLMTDSKAKLDATTGLPLLSWSDTRRFAYMSRSGEEEEIGSVNPDFLGSVSSSLRYKNFTLSVGLDMRFGGYVASYGSKYGTAYGYTEASLKYSAPEYGGITWTSQYDNQTYSDGVVPEGIFAGGTSITLPSGSSYTVADGGETYAALYEKGVIEPTHASAWTYFKNSWSRGVVNDDWVKELNYISLRQVSLSYNCSKQFASKIGAKSLGFKLSGHNLGYLLNTAPGGENPESVRGTTAYSFRMRSYSAFTASYMFSINASF; translated from the coding sequence ATGAAAAGAACCTTGTTACGATCCCGTCATTATGGTCTAAAAAGATCATTAAAACTAATGATGGTGGTTTTGGGACTATGCGCTATGACAACAGCGCAAGCAAGCAGTCCGGCGAACAAAACAGATCTGGTCGGCGAACAGCAAAATCAAGGCAAAGTTGTAAGCGGTACGGTTACCGATAGCAATGGCGAGCCTTTGATTGGTGTTGCCGTAGCCGTTGAAGGAACTTCGAAAGGACTTATTACTGACTTCGACGGTAACTTCAAACTGGAAGTTCCGGACGAAAACAGCGTATTGGTATTCTCTTTTGTCGGTTTCGAAACGCAAAAAGTGACCGTAGGACAACTTACAGAGATTGATGTTGTGCTGAAAGACAACATCCAACAAGTTGACGAAGTAGTCGTTACAGCCCTTGGCATTAAGCGTGAAGCAAAAGCGCTGGGTTATGCTATGACTGAACTGAAAGGTGATGACATCAACATCAACGCCATTAACCCGGTAGATGCACTCCAAGGTAAAGCTGCGGGTGTTGACGTATCTCAATCAGACGGTGGTATGTTCGGTTCTACAAGAATCCTGATCCGTGGAGCTTCGTCCCTAAATAGCAGTAGCAACAATCAGCCAATTTTTGTTGTCGATGGCGTAATTCTTGAGAACTCGACTGCAGATGCCGGAGATGCCGACTGGTCTTCAACATCTGGTGACTACGGTAACGAACTGAAAAACCTAAACCCTGACGACTTTGCTTCAGTATCTGTATTGAAAGGTGCTCCTGCAACTGCACTTTACGGCTCCAGAGGTTTGAACGGTGCTGTGATCATTACAACAAAGAGTGGAAAAGCTCAAAAAGGTCTTGGAATCTCTGTTTCGCAAACATTCGGAGTTGACTACGTATATAAGCAACCAGACCTTCAGAACGTTTATGGTGACGGTGCAATCTCGGGCTATGTTGACTACGGTGAAACTGATGACAGCGGCAGCTATTATGCATGGGGCAACCAGAGTCAGTTCTACCTGAATTCAAATGATGAAAAGAAATTTAACCAGTGGGGAACGGGATTCGGACCTAAATTTGACGGCAGCTCAATCCTGGGTTACGACAACAAAATGACCACTTACAATGCGGTAAAAAACAACTACCGCGATATGTACGACCTCGGATTCAACACGAACACCAACGTAGCCATCCAGGGAGGAAACGACAAAACGACTTTCTATTCTTCTGTTTCTTACAAACACGCCAAAGGAACTTTAGGAAAGAACGAATTCAACCGTTTGTCTTTCCTGACAAAAGCTTCTCACAAACTTGCTGACAATGTATTGCTTGAAGCCAGCGTCAATTTTGCTGAGTCAACACCGAAAAATCCTCAGCCCAACATCGGGGAATACTTTATCAGCGGCACATTCGAACGTGAATACGATCCTTCTTATTACAAGAATAAATACAAAGGCACACACGGAGGACTTGCAAACTCAAGCGTTGGCGACGAATATGCAAGCTACCCGGGCATTAGCTTATACTGGGCTTTAAACGAAAATTCTTCTATTCAAACGGAAACATCGTTCCGCCCTGATCTGACTTTAACCATCGACCTGAACGACTGGTTGAAATGGAAATCGGAAGCGAACTACAACTACTATTATACCAATCGGGAAGTTAAAAACCCGAACTCTGGTATTAGCCGCACCTACGAGTTGGGAGCAGGTCAGTATTCAATGACTCAAACCACAAAAAAACAAACCAATGCAAATACCGCATTGATGTTCAACAAAGATGTAAACGCTGATTTGAACGTTTCAGGTTTCGTCCGTGGTGAGTACTACGACAACACACAAACTTACATGTATACTTCTACCAGTGGTGGTTTGGTTGTCCCAGATCAGTACTTTATTGCAAACTCCGTCGACAATGCCGACTATGACTCCTATGTAACAGGGAAGAAAAGAATGCTTTCTGTTGCCGGTCAAGCAAGTGCTGCTTACAAAAACAGATTATTCCTCGATGTTACCGGACGTAATGACTGGTCATCAGCAATGGTTTATTCTGATGCAACAGGGACCTATTCATACTTCTACCCTTCTGTTAGCCTTTCCGGAATCGTAAGCGACATGGTAGATTTGCCGGATTGGGTATCATTTGGTAAAGTTCGCCTGTCATGGGCACAAGTTGGTAACGACACTAGAGCATATTTGATTAACTCGGCCTACTCGCTGAACTCGACCTATAAAGACGGTGACTACATTAGTTCTGAAGAACTTTCTTCAACCATGTATGAAACCAATCTTCAACCAGAAAAGAAAACATCTTGGGAACTTGGTTTAGACTGGAGATTCTTACAAAGCCGTGTAGGCATTGATGCAACTTACTACAAGGAAAATACAAGAAATCAAATCATGTCTATTTCTGTTCCAAGTGTATCAGGCGTAAGCAGCCAGTTGGTTAACGCTGGTAACATGCAAAACAGTGGTATTGAGATTGCCTTGCACACAACGCCAATTAACAATGGCGACTGGAACTGGGATGTTGATTTCACCTACACACGCAACCAAAACAAAATCATCTCACTGCACGAGAACGTAGCAGACTACATTTTGCTGGATGGTTACACCAACTATGGTAACTATCGCATCGGATCGGTTGCAAAAGTTGGTGGTGCCTATGGTACTTTGATGACCGACTCAAAAGCAAAATTAGACGCAACAACTGGTCTTCCATTGCTTTCATGGTCAGATACTCGTCGCTTTGCGTACATGTCTCGTAGCGGAGAAGAAGAAGAAATCGGTTCTGTAAATCCAGACTTCCTGGGATCTGTTTCATCATCTTTACGCTACAAAAACTTCACTCTGAGCGTTGGTTTGGATATGCGCTTTGGGGGATATGTTGCTTCTTACGGTAGCAAATACGGTACAGCTTATGGCTATACCGAAGCATCTTTGAAATATTCTGCACCTGAATACGGCGGTATTACCTGGACTTCTCAGTACGACAACCAGACATATTCTGACGGTGTTGTACCTGAAGGTATTTTTGCCGGAGGAACAAGCATTACTCTCCCTAGTGGTTCTTCTTATACTGTTGCCGACGGTGGTGAAACCTACGCAGCCCTTTACGAAAAAGGCGTTATTGAGCCAACTCATGCTTCTGCCTGGACCTATTTCAAAAACAGTTGGAGCAGAGGTGTTGTAAACGACGACTGGGTGAAAGAATTGAACTACATTTCTCTTCGTCAAGTTTCGCTTTCATACAACTGCTCTAAACAATTCGCCAGCAAAATCGGCGCAAAAAGCCTGGGCTTCAAACTATCAGGACATAACTTGGGGTACTTGTTAAATACTGCTCCCGGTGGCGAAAACCCGGAATCAGTTCGTGGAACAACAGCGTACTCATTCCGCATGCGTTCATACTCTGCTTTTACAGCAAGCTACATGTTCTCAATTAATGCTTCATTCTGA
- the lpxB gene encoding lipid-A-disaccharide synthase encodes MKYFFIAGEASGDLHASNLISELVKADPDAEIRGFGGELMEEAGMKILKHYREMSFMGIIPVLMHLRTIKKNFQYCEKTLKEFNPDVLVLIDYPGFNLRMAKYAKSLGIKVYYYISPKVWAWKSSRVKQIKERVDEMFTIFPFETDFYRKFGYEVNYVGNPVLDAVLKRRISKSFDDFCAENHLNEKPILALVPGSRLQEIKSLLPRMLKAVNSVRSHQIVVTAAPGIPDHIYIGLVNGYQVSVLRDKTYEVLQMADAAVLASGTVTLETAILRCPQVVCYRMAGGAFFFAIGKFILNIKWVSLVNIILRRMAVKELLQHHCTAANIRKEVKRLLEDQSYREQVAASYDELHQVLGEEGASKRAAQMIVQKLRS; translated from the coding sequence ATGAAGTATTTCTTTATTGCCGGCGAGGCGTCGGGCGATTTACATGCATCAAACCTCATCAGCGAGCTGGTAAAAGCAGATCCGGATGCCGAAATCCGTGGATTTGGCGGTGAGTTGATGGAAGAGGCAGGGATGAAAATTTTGAAGCACTACCGGGAGATGTCCTTCATGGGTATTATTCCGGTTTTGATGCATCTGCGAACCATTAAGAAGAATTTTCAATATTGCGAAAAAACGCTCAAAGAGTTTAATCCCGATGTTTTAGTGCTGATCGACTATCCCGGTTTTAACCTGAGGATGGCCAAATACGCGAAGTCGCTCGGCATAAAAGTATATTATTATATCTCGCCAAAAGTCTGGGCCTGGAAATCCAGTCGCGTCAAGCAAATCAAAGAACGGGTAGATGAGATGTTTACCATCTTTCCGTTCGAGACCGATTTTTACCGCAAATTCGGCTATGAAGTGAATTATGTCGGAAACCCGGTTTTGGATGCTGTTTTGAAAAGGCGCATATCGAAATCTTTCGATGATTTTTGTGCGGAGAATCACCTGAATGAGAAGCCGATCTTGGCATTGGTTCCCGGAAGTCGTTTGCAGGAAATCAAGTCGTTGTTGCCGCGAATGCTGAAAGCGGTGAATTCCGTTCGGAGTCATCAAATCGTTGTGACCGCTGCTCCCGGAATCCCCGATCACATTTATATTGGTTTGGTGAATGGTTACCAGGTGAGCGTGTTGCGCGATAAAACCTACGAAGTTTTGCAAATGGCCGATGCGGCTGTGTTGGCCTCGGGAACCGTGACGCTTGAAACGGCGATCTTGCGTTGTCCGCAGGTGGTTTGTTACCGCATGGCTGGGGGGGCCTTTTTTTTTGCCATCGGTAAGTTTATTCTGAATATTAAATGGGTGTCTTTGGTGAATATTATTTTGCGGCGCATGGCGGTGAAAGAGTTGTTGCAACACCATTGTACTGCAGCTAATATCCGTAAAGAGGTGAAGCGCTTGTTGGAAGACCAGTCTTACCGCGAGCAGGTCGCAGCCAGCTACGACGAGTTGCACCAGGTGTTGGGCGAGGAAGGCGCCTCCAAGCGAGCGGCCCAAATGATTGTGCAAAAGCTTCGGTCGTAA
- the dnaN gene encoding DNA polymerase III subunit beta: MKFVVSSTELLSHLNAISKVISSKNTLPILDNYLFQLEENRLTVTASDLESTLITSLELDNTEGTGDIAVPAKLLNDTLKEFPDQPLTFKFDLDTFGIDIYSENGKFSIVGQDGDEFPQLPELNEAAASTIQVPHDVLQSGIQRTLFATADDELRPVMNGIFLELGNNDLTFVASDAHKLVRYKRADAKAEVESSFILPKKPASLLKNLLVKEDYDVKLQFDEKNAFFTLSNFKLICRLVEGNYPSYNSVIPTNNPNKLIVDRLEFYNTIKRVSVFANQASNLIKFHIDGNQLVVSAQDVDFSISAVERIKCQYEGEEIEIGFKSTFLLEILSNLSSSEVRVELSDPTRAGLLLPAEKDFDEEDVLMLLMPMMINA; the protein is encoded by the coding sequence ATGAAATTTGTTGTTTCCAGTACCGAATTGCTAAGTCACCTGAATGCGATCAGTAAAGTGATTAGTTCGAAGAATACATTACCCATTTTGGATAATTATTTATTTCAACTGGAAGAAAACCGATTGACGGTTACTGCTTCAGACTTGGAGTCAACACTGATTACCAGTCTTGAGCTGGATAACACCGAAGGAACTGGTGATATTGCTGTTCCCGCAAAATTGTTAAACGACACCCTGAAAGAATTCCCGGATCAACCGTTGACTTTCAAATTTGATTTGGACACTTTCGGCATTGATATCTACTCTGAAAACGGTAAGTTCAGTATTGTTGGACAGGACGGAGATGAATTTCCGCAATTGCCCGAACTGAACGAAGCGGCAGCTTCTACCATCCAGGTTCCGCACGATGTTTTGCAAAGTGGTATTCAGCGTACCTTGTTTGCAACCGCCGACGATGAGTTGCGTCCGGTAATGAACGGGATCTTCCTGGAACTGGGAAATAACGATTTGACTTTCGTTGCTTCGGATGCTCACAAATTGGTTCGTTACAAACGTGCCGATGCAAAAGCTGAAGTGGAATCTTCTTTCATTTTACCTAAAAAACCGGCGTCGTTGTTGAAGAACCTGTTGGTGAAAGAAGACTACGATGTGAAACTGCAGTTTGACGAAAAGAACGCCTTTTTCACGCTAAGTAATTTTAAATTGATTTGCCGTTTGGTTGAAGGAAACTACCCGAGCTACAATTCGGTGATCCCAACCAACAACCCAAATAAACTGATTGTTGACCGTTTGGAATTCTACAACACCATCAAACGTGTTTCGGTATTTGCCAACCAGGCCAGCAACCTCATTAAATTCCACATCGATGGCAACCAGCTGGTGGTGTCGGCACAGGATGTCGATTTCTCCATTTCGGCTGTTGAACGTATCAAATGTCAATATGAGGGCGAAGAGATCGAGATCGGCTTCAAATCAACCTTCCTGTTGGAGATTTTGTCGAATCTGAGTTCGTCGGAAGTTCGCGTAGAACTGTCAGACCCGACTCGTGCAGGTCTGTTACTCCCGGCCGAAAAAGACTTCGACGAAGAAGATGTGTTGATGCTGTTGATGCCAATGATGATCAATGCTTAA
- the surE gene encoding 5'/3'-nucleotidase SurE produces the protein MNDRPLILITNDDGIYAKGLKELTEVMRLFGDVVVIAPEAAMSGMSNAITTGKPLRASKIEEEDGYILYKCSGTPVDCVKMGFNQLLERKPDFVVSGINHGTNSSISVVYSGTMGAAIEGCLHGVSSIGFSLCDYDPDADFTRAKMWVARIFQSVAEYGLPHFTCLNVNIPKGEVRGIEVCRQTSGKWVEEMEKRTDPHQRDYYWLSGYFKNFEPDVPGTDMHALENQHVSVVPVTVDMTCNKTLEQMKNWRF, from the coding sequence ATGAATGATCGTCCCCTTATACTAATTACGAATGATGATGGTATTTATGCCAAAGGCCTGAAAGAACTAACCGAAGTGATGCGGTTGTTTGGCGATGTGGTTGTCATTGCGCCCGAAGCAGCGATGTCGGGCATGTCGAATGCCATTACAACCGGTAAGCCTTTGCGTGCTTCAAAAATAGAAGAGGAGGACGGTTATATATTATATAAATGCAGTGGTACGCCGGTTGATTGTGTCAAGATGGGCTTTAATCAACTGTTGGAGCGCAAACCTGATTTTGTGGTGTCAGGTATCAATCACGGCACGAATTCTTCAATCAGTGTCGTGTATAGCGGAACCATGGGTGCAGCTATTGAAGGCTGTTTGCACGGTGTTTCATCCATTGGATTTTCGCTTTGCGATTACGATCCGGACGCCGACTTCACCCGGGCCAAAATGTGGGTTGCTCGCATTTTTCAGTCGGTAGCCGAGTATGGCTTGCCGCATTTCACCTGTTTAAATGTAAATATCCCGAAAGGAGAGGTTCGCGGAATCGAGGTCTGTCGTCAAACTTCGGGTAAGTGGGTTGAAGAAATGGAAAAACGTACCGATCCGCACCAGCGTGATTACTACTGGTTGAGTGGCTATTTCAAAAACTTCGAACCCGATGTGCCGGGAACAGATATGCACGCGCTCGAAAATCAGCACGTATCGGTGGTTCCTGTTACGGTTGATATGACTTGTAATAAAACATTGGAGCAAATGAAAAACTGGAGGTTCTGA
- the gldG gene encoding gliding motility-associated ABC transporter substrate-binding protein GldG, translating to MYSLFRKEITSFFGSLTGYLVAFVFLIANGLFLWVFPGTYNLIENGYASLSPYFQLAPWIFLFLIPALTMRLFAEEKRLGTLEILITRPYSLLQLVWAKYLAGLFLVVVCLLPTLVYFYSIYSLGNPVGNWDSGAAWGSFIGLFLLAALYVALGVLASSLTDNPVFAFITALILCFIFYSGFDFVAAMEVPMVVKTFFLNMGISEHYDSVSRGVVDSRDVLYFVLVTGIVLVLTSLFLRRKQQNLKRQLKKTGFLVAVVIVVMFIGSAWFFRIDLTTEKRYSLSTVSKTLLEKLDAPIKVDLYLAGDLPPGFRQLQRAVEEKVQDMDAWADFRIQSVRKDPYDISNNDERNKLFNQLVNLGLQPTDLRQNKEEGTVTKLIFPGAVLRYRDQLVGINLLKNNPSLSADENLNNSIETLEFELMNAIRQVEQGDKEEVAFLSGQDELGDPETWDIRQGLSENYTVVDRTAEQLFQNDTLPKALIIADPSKAFGEQEKFYIDQYLMRGGNLLWLFDPVQVSLDSLSRGETTIAFPRDLNLMDQLFKYGVRVNPDLLQDVECVLIPVNTSPVASQPKFTPAPWYYSPLLTPAEDNVISRNLNRLKSEFVSSIDTVGKNPEIRKSVILHTSAYSRKIGTPEQISLQSINDPPAQELFHMSNIPVGVLLEGSFPSVFSNRMTREFNPLGIDVLDKSEPAKQIVLADGSLIANKVSRRNGQVRTQPLGYDEYSQQTFGNKAFLLNAVNYLCDNSGIMELRSRVFKIRLLDKVRLREEKTFWQVLNVVLPLLIIVVFGLVFHFVRIRKYRG from the coding sequence ATGTATAGTCTGTTTCGGAAAGAAATTACCAGCTTCTTCGGGTCCCTAACCGGCTATTTGGTAGCCTTCGTTTTTTTGATCGCCAATGGTTTGTTCTTGTGGGTTTTCCCCGGTACTTATAATTTGATAGAGAACGGATATGCCTCGTTGAGTCCCTATTTTCAGTTGGCTCCCTGGATCTTTTTATTCCTTATTCCGGCTTTAACGATGCGCCTTTTTGCCGAAGAAAAGCGCCTGGGGACACTCGAAATTCTGATTACCCGGCCGTATTCATTGTTGCAGTTGGTTTGGGCCAAATACCTGGCTGGCCTGTTTTTGGTGGTGGTCTGTTTACTCCCAACTTTGGTCTATTTCTACTCCATCTACAGTCTCGGTAACCCGGTTGGGAACTGGGACAGTGGTGCTGCCTGGGGCTCATTTATTGGGCTTTTTCTGCTGGCGGCACTTTACGTCGCGTTGGGCGTGTTGGCATCTTCGCTGACCGACAACCCTGTATTTGCTTTTATCACAGCTCTAATTTTGTGCTTTATTTTCTACTCGGGTTTTGATTTTGTTGCGGCGATGGAAGTGCCGATGGTCGTGAAAACCTTTTTTCTGAACATGGGAATTAGTGAGCACTACGACTCGGTTAGCCGGGGAGTGGTTGATTCGCGTGATGTGCTGTACTTCGTTTTGGTAACCGGCATCGTGTTGGTTTTGACCAGCCTGTTTTTGCGTCGCAAGCAGCAGAACCTAAAGCGGCAATTGAAGAAAACCGGCTTTCTGGTTGCAGTTGTTATTGTGGTGATGTTTATCGGTTCGGCCTGGTTCTTTCGTATCGATTTGACAACGGAAAAACGTTACAGCCTTTCAACCGTATCGAAAACACTGCTTGAAAAGCTGGACGCGCCGATTAAAGTTGATTTGTATCTGGCCGGCGATTTGCCTCCGGGATTTCGGCAGTTGCAGCGCGCCGTGGAAGAAAAGGTGCAGGATATGGATGCCTGGGCCGATTTTCGGATTCAGTCGGTTCGGAAGGATCCTTACGATATTTCGAATAATGACGAACGAAATAAGTTGTTCAATCAGTTGGTGAACCTTGGATTGCAGCCCACCGATTTACGCCAGAATAAAGAAGAAGGAACAGTGACCAAGCTGATTTTTCCGGGAGCTGTGCTTCGGTATCGCGATCAGCTGGTTGGTATCAATCTGTTGAAAAATAACCCGTCTCTGTCTGCTGACGAGAACTTGAATAATTCGATTGAAACGCTCGAGTTTGAATTGATGAATGCGATTCGCCAGGTTGAGCAGGGCGATAAGGAAGAAGTAGCATTTCTGTCCGGACAAGATGAACTGGGCGATCCCGAAACCTGGGATATTCGCCAGGGCTTGTCCGAGAATTACACGGTGGTTGACCGAACAGCGGAACAATTGTTCCAAAATGATACCTTACCGAAAGCGTTGATTATTGCCGACCCATCGAAAGCTTTTGGTGAGCAGGAAAAATTTTACATCGATCAGTACCTGATGCGGGGAGGTAACCTGCTGTGGCTGTTCGATCCGGTGCAGGTGAGTCTGGATAGCTTGAGCCGTGGTGAAACGACAATCGCTTTCCCCCGAGACCTGAATCTGATGGATCAGCTGTTTAAGTACGGCGTTCGGGTGAACCCGGATTTGCTGCAGGATGTGGAATGTGTTCTTATTCCGGTGAACACTTCGCCGGTGGCATCGCAGCCCAAATTCACGCCGGCACCCTGGTATTATTCGCCCTTGCTGACGCCAGCGGAAGATAATGTGATCAGTCGGAATCTGAATCGCCTGAAATCTGAATTTGTAAGCTCGATTGATACGGTTGGAAAAAATCCGGAGATCCGCAAATCAGTTATTCTGCATACTTCAGCCTATTCCCGAAAAATAGGAACACCCGAGCAAATTAGCTTGCAAAGCATCAACGATCCACCGGCGCAGGAGCTGTTTCATATGTCCAATATTCCGGTCGGCGTGCTACTGGAAGGAAGTTTTCCTTCTGTGTTTAGTAATCGCATGACCCGGGAATTCAATCCGCTTGGTATTGATGTTTTGGATAAATCGGAACCTGCCAAACAGATTGTTTTGGCAGATGGCAGCCTGATTGCCAACAAGGTTTCGCGACGAAACGGACAGGTGCGCACACAGCCTTTGGGATACGATGAATATTCGCAACAAACCTTCGGTAACAAGGCCTTTTTGCTGAATGCCGTAAACTACCTTTGCGATAACTCGGGAATAATGGAACTGCGGTCGCGCGTGTTTAAAATTCGACTGCTCGACAAGGTGCGCTTGCGCGAGGAGAAAACCTTTTGGCAAGTGCTGAATGTGGTTCTTCCGCTGCTGATTATCGTGGTATTCGGACTGGTTTTCCACTTCGTCCGGATACGGAAATACCGTGGTTAA
- a CDS encoding 3'-5' exonuclease, translating into MKLNLRNPLIFLDLETTGINVATDRIVELALIKVHTDGTEETKEMRINPEMPIPESSSKVHGIYDEDVKDCPTFKEVAKSLAKFMEGCDLAGFNSNRFDIPLLAEEFLRVDVDVDFKKRKFVDVQAIFHKMEKRTLAAAYKFYCQQNLEDAHSALADTKATYEVLKAQLDVYQDAEFEDAKGKITKPIQNDVNALSEFSSYDRNVDFIGRIVYDEKGVEVFNFGKNKGIPVEQVLREQPGYFGWIMNGEFPLYTKKVLTAIKLRMKDN; encoded by the coding sequence ATGAAACTGAATCTTAGAAATCCACTCATCTTTTTGGATTTGGAAACAACGGGAATTAATGTTGCTACGGACCGAATCGTAGAGCTCGCGTTGATAAAAGTCCACACGGACGGAACAGAAGAAACCAAGGAAATGCGGATCAATCCGGAAATGCCGATCCCTGAATCTTCCAGCAAAGTGCACGGAATTTATGACGAAGACGTGAAGGACTGCCCAACGTTTAAGGAAGTGGCCAAGTCGTTGGCAAAATTTATGGAAGGCTGTGATTTGGCCGGTTTCAATTCGAACCGCTTCGACATTCCGCTTTTGGCTGAAGAGTTCCTGCGCGTTGATGTGGATGTGGATTTCAAAAAGCGCAAGTTTGTTGATGTACAGGCAATTTTCCACAAAATGGAGAAACGCACTTTGGCTGCAGCTTACAAGTTTTATTGCCAGCAGAATTTGGAAGATGCCCACAGCGCGTTAGCCGATACCAAGGCTACTTACGAGGTGCTGAAGGCTCAGCTGGATGTTTATCAGGATGCCGAGTTCGAAGATGCGAAAGGTAAAATTACCAAGCCGATTCAGAATGATGTGAACGCGTTGAGCGAGTTTTCATCGTACGACCGCAACGTGGATTTCATTGGTCGCATTGTTTATGATGAGAAAGGTGTTGAAGTGTTCAACTTTGGCAAGAATAAAGGAATCCCGGTTGAGCAGGTGTTGCGCGAGCAGCCCGGTTACTTTGGTTGGATTATGAATGGCGAGTTCCCACTTTACACCAAAAAGGTATTGACCGCCATCAAGCTGCGAATGAAAGACAATTAG